One part of the Rutidosis leptorrhynchoides isolate AG116_Rl617_1_P2 chromosome 1, CSIRO_AGI_Rlap_v1, whole genome shotgun sequence genome encodes these proteins:
- the LOC139902704 gene encoding uncharacterized protein, with protein MDYEMCLVHLFFVNINGELYGYFKGKRELRQSDLMSLYLFTLVMEVLTLLIKRNNIGETDELKYHTLNEFKECLGFTPSLPKSTTVSCNVSQPIKAAIMDLMPFVEGTLPVRHLGVPHVFSALYVKDCKLLVDMVKQWVENWKNEFLSFAWRLQLITSVILSLQVYWSSVFLLSDTVILDIKKILRGFLWCQVELKREKAKIKWKDVSFQNKKVVWV; from the exons ATGGATTATGAAATGTGTCTCGTCCACCTCTTTTTTGTAAATATTAATGGAGAGCTTTATGGTTATTTTAAAGGGAAAAGAGAGTTGAGACAAAGTGATCTGATGTCTCTTTATTTGTTTACACTTGTCATGGAAGTCTTAACTCTATTGATTAAACGAAATAATATTGGTGAAACGGATGAGTTAAAGTATCACA CTCTTAATGAGTTTAAAGAGTGCTTGGGGTTTACTCCAAGTTTACCGAAAAGCACCACAGTTTCCTGCAATGTTAGTCAACCTATCAAGGCAGCTATCATGGATCTCATGCCTTTCGTGGAAGGCACTCTTCCTGTTCGGCATCTTGGTGTACCTCATGTGTTTTCGGCTTTATATGTTAAGGATTGTAAACTTTTAGTTGACATGGTGAAACAATGGGTCGAGAATTGGAAGAACGAGTTCTTATCATTTGCATGGAGATTACAACTTATCACATCAGTCATATTATCCTTGCAAGTTTATTGGTCATCCGTCTTCCTTTTGTCGGACACTGTCATTTTGGATATTAAGAAAATATTACGTGGGTTTTTATGGTGTCAAGTAGAGTTGAAACGAGAAAAAGCTAAAATTAAGTGGAAGGATGTTTCCTTCCAAAACAAGAAGGTGGTTTGGGTATAA